atttaattcagttATTTCTTTGGATTTTTATaagaaaaaattaatttttatttacaataacATACAAAataactaactttaaatgaatgaagtctgcttgcctgcttgagcaatgacgCCTAAATCTGttggcgtgacttctcttcctgacagattttgtgggtgtgtcttctattctcacagactgttccatgcgcgtcaactcacgctgctcagaggctgagttgatggcgcacaattttttttaaagttcaaaatcaagcaagtcgacgCCATAGAGCCCACTGTAAGTATTTTTGTTAaattaattcgcaggagctgcgacAAGCGTTGCCTTGCAGCTCTGCGCGAGTTCTGGCccattgtcttttctctttcctctcatTCTCAAAAAAATCATTCTACCCATTTGTTGGTTTTGCACCTTTGGAATCTTAAATGGTTTAATCATAAATTTCAACTGTGGGGAAAATAAGTAATTGTACATTTCTTCTGCTTTACATTGATTGCTTTTTATGTTGATAGCTGTTCCAGGAATCATGAGAATGACTTGTAGTAACAACACTCATAGCCACAATATTACATTGTAATGGCTGTTAATAGAGCAGGACAGCAAACTCATCTATAGGCAGGCGTGAGTATAATTGAAATGTAAAAGTCGTGGCCCAACACAGTGAAGCTATTTTAACTAGAACTCGGGGAAGCCCGCCTGGTGGCAAACCCACCGGAGAAACCTGGCGTGAGGCGGCAGAGTGGCTAGAAGAGGCCATGGTAAGTTTCAATTTTTTTACTCTTAGAGAGGATTTCTtgggggccaggagaagcaggagtgctcttctggGCCCTGGAAGGAAtctttgggcctcccctgcccctgcCGGATGCTGatgtgaaatattaaaatgaggcccagcagttaaaatcgTTTACGGGCTTCACGCACCAATCCCGTCtcaagttaaaatcaacccccggTAAGTGCAAAATGATTGTCAAATTGGCTGATAAATTAAATCACTAAATGAAACCATTCCTTTCCATTCAACAAAGTGGCATGTATGTTGTTTGGTCAACCAGAGATCAGAGATAAAGAAGTAAGCGTCTGAATTTTTGATTTAGCTGTCTGGACTCTCGCTAATATTCCACATCCCTCAAAGAAATCCTAATATCTGCAGGTAACTTTGTTTTAAAAtccagactctgaaaaattcattTTCAGCTACTACATATAACTAAATTCTGAAGCTTTGATGAAGTGTTACACGCCTAAAACATTGTAACCGGTCTTTTCCCCTTTACAGATGCTCACtgacctgctatgtatttccaacattttattcttagatttccaacattttaagtttttcctttttatgtcTATATGACTAAGTTGATCATTTTAATTTTAGTTTCTGCAAAGCACAAGTCTTCATTAAATCCAAAGCAAAATAGtgcagattctggaaatctgaaataaaaacagaaaatgctggaaatactcagtaagttaggcagcatctgtggagaaagaatcagatataacgtttcagttcgatgacccttcatcagagctggaagaagttgaagtttaaacagtttttaagcaagtaccgaGCCAGagaaaaggagtggggggggggggggggaaaggggaagaaagaacaaaagggaaggtctctgatagggtggagggcaggagtgattaaatgacaaaagggatgatggtgcaagacaaggagggtggtaatgggacaagtaaagaatcaaaagatgggtctagaggagctgtaaatggcaacatctgaaccattaccagcacttgctgtctgaaaaaatgggaacagtgcttatgatttgaagttattgaagtcaatgttgagcccagaagattgtaaagtgcctaatcgaaaaatgaggtgctgatcctcgagcctccgttgagctttattggaacagtgtaagaggccgaggacagaggtgtcggagtgggacggagaattaaaatggcaaccgaccggcaggtcagggtcatgcttgcggacggagcggaggtgtttagcaaagcgatcacccaatctgcgtttggtctctccaatgtagaggagaccgcattgtgagcagtgaatacagtatactaaattgaaaaaaatacaagtaaatcactgtttcacctggaaggaatgtttgggtccatggacggtgggaagggaggaggtgaaagggcagatgttgcatctcctgcactcgcatgggaaggtaCCGTGAGGAagagagcgggtgttggaagagtggaccggggtgtcgtggagggagcggtcaCTTCAGAATGTtgaaagtggaggggaggggaagatgtgtattggtggtgggatcgcgctgggtgtggcagaaatggcggaggatgatccgttgaatgtggaggctggtggagtggaaggtgaggacaagggggatcctatcctggttctgggaaggaggggaaggggtgaggacagaagtgcaggaaatgggacggacacggtcgagggccctgtcaactacagtgaagGAGAATCcccggttgaggaaaaaggaagacatatcagaagcactggtgtggaaggtggcatcgtcagaacagatgcgacagagatggagaaattgggagaagggaatagagtctttacaggaagcggggtgggaggaagtggaatcaaggtagctgtgggagttggtgggcttatggtagacattggttgacagcctatccccagaaatggagatagagaagtcgatgaagggaggggaagagtcagagatggaccatgtgaaggcgagggatgggtggaaattggaagcaaagttgatgaaattttccagttcaggatgAGAGCAGGAAACgacactgatacagtcatcactgtaccagaaaaagaggtgagggaggagacctgagttggactggaacaaagaatgttccacgtacccCACAAAAATGCAGGCATAGCTAAggcccatacgggttcccatagcgacaccttttatttgttgAACAAGTCTTCATTACTTCAACTTTTAACTCTGTATACAACAGTTGATTTTACAAACAGTACATCCACCAGTACTGCGAATTGGGAAATGGCGAGCGTACTTCAATGGTTTCCATCTATTAAAATTAAATGAAAGATTATGTGAAGTGCACCCGTAATGTCCATATATATGAGGCTCCATGCCAGGAGTGCAATTTCATAAAATCGGCTCGATAATCTTTAATTCATTGTGTCAAAAATTATATGAAATCGTGTACAGTGAAGTTTTGCGATATAACCATTATAAAGATAATGTCTTGAAAGCAATCAATTTTTGTACACATAGTCATGTAAATATGATTTACTGTATATGCCTGAAACCTTAATACCGTTGTTTAAATGCAGTGAAGCAAAAGAAATTGATTTCTTAACTTAATTTTGTTTTAGTAGAATCCCATGACTCTAGACGAAAAGGAAAACCAAATGCAGCTAAAGGTATAAAGCGGAAGAAAGTTGTGGCTGAAAACGTGACAAAGAAAATCCCCAAATCACCTGTGAAAACTCCGTTAAAGTTTTGTAATGACGGACAAAATGTGGAGGCAGCCGTTTCTGTCGGTGATATTCCAACTGCTTCTACACTATTAAAAGAACACTCGCTTGTCCAAAATGGAGgactggagagagaaagagaaattgaGCAAGAATGCTCACAAGACCTAAACCTCATGTGTGAGGCAGCTGAAGCTAGAGCTGGCAGGTCAATGCAGAAAAAGATTGTGGCAACGCAGCACTCAGTTGAGCCATGCAACAAATCCCCAAATGGGGGAGCTCAACAACTAGAAACCGATGCTACACTGAAATTGCTAGTGTCGGAGAAACCTCCCTCATTATCCTACGAACATCCAGAGCATCAGATTCAACATCTTTCTTTACTACGTGAACATTGGATCATTAAAGCTGAGAGCAATGCTTGCAGTACAAATGGGAGCTCTCCTTCTTATGCAAGTACTGCTTTTGATGTCTTATTGAAAGCTATGGAGCCAGAACTAAAAACTCTATCAAAGGTAAAATTCTCTGTAGCTGAGTCGGAGTTAAGAAAATCAGACATCATTGTTGGAACCCAGGGACAGTCGAGTGGAATATCAACAGTTACTGCACAGCCCCTAAATCAAACTTCAGTATGTAAACCTGAATTTGCTACAGACCCACAGTACTATTCAAATGTTACTCAGATTGTGCCCAAATCAGAGAATAGAGAGCAAGCACAGGTTCAGCCTACGTCTCACTTACACTACCAGCAAACTCGACTTGTTTCCCAGGCTGCACAACAAAATCAACACCATGCCTTATCTCAGAGGTTTAACGGATTACCATCACACCAGCAGAGCCAAGGAAAACACCATTTTCAACCAACGTACAACTTAACCATGACTTCTTTACCTCATTCTCAAACACCTGTCATGCCACATGGACTGCATCAAAGTCAGCTCGTGATCCATCCAAATCAGTCAATGGCAGCTAATCCACCTAATTGTGTTCGAGTGGGATCTGGTTCTAAACAGCTGCAGGTGACACCAATTGTCAACTCTGGGATGGACCAAGTTGCTGATATTCTACTTAAAGACCAGAAGCCTAAAAAGCAAGGGAAGTATATTTGTGGGTTTTGTAACCGAGCTTGTGCGAAACCTAGTGTTCTCCAAAAACACATTCGATCACATACAGGTGAACGACCCTACCCATGTGTTACATGTGGGTTTTCATTTAAGACTAAAAGTAATTTATATAAGCACAAAAAGTCCCATGCACACGCAATCAAACTTGGTCTTGTTTTGAGATCAGAGAGCAGCAGTACATCAGTGTCACAGGAATCTGACCGAGCATTTAGTATTCATTCAGATGTAGAGGAAAGTGGTGAAAGTGAGGCTGAATCCACATCTGAAGAAAAATCTTTTGACCAAAAGCACTTTGAACTGGAAACTGCGCAAATAACCGACAATGTGTCCTATTCAGAAACACCAACATTCCCTAGGAGTCTTACGTCATCCGACAAACTagtaaataaaactgttggttaTGATGCTTATGAACGTGCAACACTGCATAAATCCTCTGAGCCAAAAGTTACAGCTGCTTTACCCAAAGTGGTGGTTTACCCTGTGAATGTTTCCCCTTTAAGGGCTGATAGCCCAAAAGTGACAGACACCGTTCTAGAACCAGCCACTGCACAGCGGCAAACCGATTTGCAGACTGCCAAGATGGAGTCAACCTCCGCTTGGATGCCTTCACTGAAGAAGCAAGACACTGATCGCAAGCAGCGGGTAGAAATGAGCCCACAAGAAGAAGAAAAGCCTCAATCGGTGGCAGCACATGCACAGCTTCAAAGACAACAGGCCACTGATATCAGTCAGCAGCAAGGGAAGTATCATTTGAGCCCACGAAGTTTAGGGAGCACAGACTCCGGGTATTTTTCTCGCTCAGAAAGTGCAGATCAGCAGATGAGTCCACTAAGTCCTTACATTAAGCCAGTGTCCAGTACTGAAGTTGATCCCAACAAGAGCAGTTTGCCTGGTCCACCTCATAGCAACCAAGTTATGGCCGCTGTTTTACAGATAAACTCAATcgaaaaaccatcaaaactaacAGCTCCTGTTCGTACTCCGATAGCAACAAAAACACTTGAAGAACGTATTTCCAAGTTgatctcagacaatgaagcagtagTGGATGATAAACAGCTGGATAGTGTAAAACCAAGAAGAACGTCTCTTTCAAGGAGAGGAAGCATAGACTCACCAAAACCATATACATTTAAAGATTCGTTCCAGTTTGATCTAAGGCCACTTCATTCTGGAAGGAGAACAAGCTCCAGTTCTGATATACCCAAGTCCCCCTTTACACCCACTGACAAGTCAAAACAAGTGTTTCTTTTATCAGTTCCTCCTCCATTTCCTTCACTTGATTGTTTACCGATTACTAGAAGTAACTCAATGCCGGCTACTCCGGAATACTCAGCCATACCTGCAAATACAGTGCCTGCAGCACACCCACTTCGAGAGAGCCAGTCATTTGACGATAAAATTGGAGGTTCATTTAGCGATGATGTCTTTGTTCCCGGGCCACCTACACCTCTACAACTTGCCCATCCCCGAACCCTCGTCAGACAGACTGCAGTAGAAGATTCATCAACTAGTGAAGGGCAAAGCTTTGCTTCCACACGCTCTATGGATGAGGGTTGCCATAGGAGTAACATGGCTGCAGGGGTTTCAGTGCCAAGAAGTAAATCATTTGAGCATGGGTTGCGTATGCAGGAAAAAGTGAAAAAATCGCAAGGACGGGGATCAATGTATGAATGTGAAACTTGCAGAAACAGATACAGAAAgctggagaactttgaaaatcACAAGAAATTCTACTGTTCGGAGCTCCATGGGCCAAAACTTAAACCAACAGTCACAAAAGATTCGGAACACGAAGCAGTATCGCGCAGCATGCCGCCACAGTTGCTACATTACAGGGTAGTGGGAACAACAGGTGTGCTCCAACAACCACataagatgaggaaaaggaggaaaaTTAAAAgtattggtgatgatgatgaagcGTTAACCAGTGATGGTACTGGGACAAAAACTGTAAATAAGGAATCTTTATCAGATCAGATACATGCTGCTGTCTCTGGTATGTCTCACAGGAGCAATGCAGGCGGTGGCACCCAACTGgcaagtgtcagtgtgaagagttTACGTGGACAGCCTTTTCAGGAGAGCAACATGGAACATTCCCTGGAGGCTCCAGTGTCTTTTGGCAGTGAAATTCAAACCAAACCATTTCAATGTTCATTGCAAGAAAGAGGAGAGTTAAGTAGGACCAGTAGTGGAGTGTCTGTAATCCAACACACAAACTCTTTGAGTAGGCCCAGTTCATTTGAGCAATCAGAATCTGTTGATAGAATTTCTCCTAGTCCTGTGCAAGAAAAGGAAATCCATGACAAAAATATGCAGCTTTCTATATTCGTGAGTGGTAAAGAAGATGCTTGTCACCAATCCACAGTTTCCCAACAGCAATCTAAAACTTCTGGGATAGCGAGAGCAGCAATATGTGAAACTTCGAGATCATTACCTGCTGATTGCACGCCACTACAGCAGTTAAGACTGGTGCGTCAACATAACATCCAGGTCCCTGAGATTTTGGTCACAGAAGAACCAGACCGGGAGCAGGGCACCCATGGAAATGAGCAGGAAAAGGTGACGGAAAAATTTCATTGGCCTCAGCGAAGTGAGACACTTTCGAAGTTACCAACAGAGAAACTCCCACCAAAAAAGAAAAGAATCCGCTTGGCTGAGATGGAACATTCGTCTGGTGAATCTAGCTTTGATTCAACACTGTCAAGGCATTTCAGTCGGGACAGCAGTTTGTCTTGTTGTTCCAATTTCTCAGCTTCTTTTGATAGGGAGGATGCTCCGAGGACTGAGAGTCCTTCAAAGGTGGAAGCAATTAATAAATCAGCTGAGCTGGCACTGGTTAATCGCTCAAATACACTTGGTGTGCCCAGTCCACACTACAGAGAAATAAAACGTGCTGCATCTGAACAGAGCAGTTGTGTGCAACAGTCTATGGAGGCTACTGCAGGAATTCGTAGCAAGTCATTTGATTGTAGTATCATATCCACATCAAGATCTACATCACCTGAAGTTTCTATGGAAATGATTTCAACCATGGCTTCTGGAATAGTAGCTTCTGGCTCTGTATCACTTATTGAAAGGAGAAGAGGTCCTCTTGTACGACAAATGTCTTTGAGTATTAGCCCAGAAATTCCTCAACCTTTGGTTTTGCCTTCCAATTTAttccaacaaaatttgactctgcAGGTAGCTGCCATGCCACAACTCCAAAACTCCTTATCCCATAGATCATCGCCTgtatcctttttaacttcacagcATCAGTTGTCTTGCGTGGCACAAGTTCGTCACATAGTACAGCATGAGCCACAGTTTTCAATACAAGATATAAACGTGAGCAATCAAATCCATGTTAAACAACCTTTAGTCCAAGCATCTCCTGCTCAGAAGCCCAAGTCATGTCTGgttccacaaggaaacctaaaagcaCTGCCTGCAAAAATAACAGCAGCTCACATAGCCCAACAAAAACTGTGTCCAATTATATCTCTTCCTTCTGCAACTCAAGGTAATATGTTTGCTCCTAAATATCAGCTTCAACTTGTTCAGAAACAATCCTGCCAGCCATATTTGCTTCCTAATGTTACATCCCAACTGCCAGTTATTCCCCTCTCTATTCCTGTTACTCTAGGATCAAGTGGGGTAACTTCAAATATTTCGTCCCAGTCACTGGAGATCATTTCAAATTTGTATTTGGTCCCTCCGGTCCAACATGTCCTTTCTGGCCAGTCGTCCGGTCAGGTACAACCTCTGGCTTCTCTGGTCATGCCTGTTGGAATCCAGAGTAGGAAATCTGCTTATAACACTGCTACCCTTACAACACTGCCACAGATTTTGGTCACACAAGACCAAACAAACCAGCCAGCTCTAGTGATTTGTAAACTTGATGATACAGTAAATTCAACCACTGATGAGGAAATGCCTTCAGGATCAAAGGATCATCTGGAAGCCCAACAAAGTAAAATAAACTCTAAAATGAAAATGTCTGTTATTCCTGAAAATTGTAATTCCCAGAATGAAAGCAGAAGTTCATTTGTACTGAGTGGTTTGAAAATGCCATCAGGCGGTCTACTTGCACAAGAAACTACAGGAACTAGTAAACGCATGCTGTCACCGGCAAACAGCTTAGATATTGCAATGGAAAAACACCAGAAACGGGTTAAGGATGAAAATGGATCTGCAATTACTGGTAATGTGACACCAATACAGTTACAGAGCATGAAATCTGTTGAAATTAATAAGCTTAGGAAGCCCATGTTAGTGAGGCAGCTTTGCACAACAGATCAGATTGAAGGCTCATTGCCTGTTGAACAGGAAAGTACCATGAAAAACTGTCCTCAAACCTTAGAGCTCAACAGctccccaataaagtctctccatGAGGTGCCCGTATCTTGCCAGGGTGGGCCTCCGGTAGTTTCAAGAGAGGCTTTGGAGCCTGAAAGTTCAAAacattctccctccccttcaGGCACCGTCATTCGGAAGTCACCAATACCTGTATCCTCTAGTTCTCCACAAGCACACACCACTCTATTGAAGTCACTCACTAATATTCAGGGTAATAAGTCACCATCAAGTAATGACCAAATGCAGCCAGCCAACAACCAAGGCCGAATAAAAGTGGGAGCTTCCTTTCCAGTCACAAGTACACGAGATGTACATCGTGCATCACTTTCAACTCTGAAGACTTCAACAAATTTTAGTTGGTGTTGCCTGACACAGCGCAAGCCTTTACATATGCAGCACATGGACAAAAATGCCTCTGCATATGCTACGTGGCCTATCAGCCCTAACAATCCTAATCCACTGGGTCTACCAACTAAAGTTGTACTTGGTCTTCTCAACTCAAAGCAGAAGAATAAAAAAGTGATGTACACACAAGCAAAAACCACCCTGCTTCATTCTGGCATATTGGTACCTTCAAGCAAGTGGAAAGCTGATAAGTCCAAggtattaaaattattttaatagaCCAACGAATCTCTTATGGCCTTGCTAACAGTTGGGCAGAGGAAATTGTATGTTTTTTAACTATGCTTGTTATAATGGGCCAAAATGGGGGCAGACCTAGGTTACTCATGCCACCAGTTCAGGGAGCATTAGTGTTAAAGTAATAGAAGTATGTGCTACTGTTATACTTTATGCATTTCCACTCGTCATTACAATAATAACAGACAAGATAAACAGGAAATCTTAAGTATTGGTCTGGCCATcatagtgtggggcaggcttgatggaccagctggtcttttcctgctcgtcaattttgtatgtttctaaTTGTATATACTAGTTGATCTTCTGTGGCACAGCAAAGTGAGTCAGACAATTTGTTGTTTAATAATCATAGAAATGTTTATGCCATGACAAGATAACATCTGGGCCACAAATTTACAGTGACTAAAGTCAAATtcgattcttaaaaaaaaatgtattctggATTTTTACTGCTGCTTCAGAGATTGAATTTCATAACTcttggggaaaaatagagtatgagagtaaacttgcaaggaacataaaaatggactgtaaaagcttctacaagtatataaaaagaaaaagattagtgaagacaaatataggtcccttacagtcagaaccatagaaccatacaaaagatacagcacagaagggggccattcagcccatcgtgtccgcgccggctcgaagaaaaaccaggtgcccattctaatcccaccttccagcacccggtccgtagccctgcagcttacagcactttgggtgcaggtccaggtactttttaaaagagttgagggcccCTGCctgtaccaccaattcgggcagcgaattccatacacccaccaccctctgggtaaaatggtttttcctcatgtcccctctaatccttccgccaatcagcttaaatctatgccctctagttcttgaactctccgctaggggaaacaggtacttcctgtctactctatctgggctgctcataattttgtacacctcaatcaagtcacccctcagcctcctctgctccaaggaaaacaaccccagcctatccaatctctcctcgtagctgcaattttcaagccctggcaatattcctgtaaatcttctctgcactctctccagagcaattacgtccttcctgtaatgtggtgaccagaactgcgcacaatactccagctgtggccttaccagcgttttatacagttccatcattacatccctgcttttgtattctatacctcggctaataacggagagcattccgtatgccttcttcacaaccttatctacctgtactgccaccttcagggacctgtgcacatgcactccaaggtctctcacttcttctacccctctcaatatattcccgtttactgcgtattcccttttactgtttgccctccctaagtgcattacctcacacttctccgggttgaactccatttgccacttttccgcccactccaccaacccgttgatatcttcttggagtctacagctatcctcttcactatcaactacatggccaatttttgtgtcgtctgcaaatttgccaatcatgccccctacattcaagtccaaatcattaatatataccacaaacagcaacactgagccctgtggcacaccactggaaacggatttccattcgcaaagacatccatcgacttttgccctttgcttcctgttactgagccaattttggatccaattcgccacatttccctgtatcccatgggcttttaccttgctgaccagtttgccatgtgggacttgtcaaatgccttactaaaatccatgcagacaacatccactgcactaccctcatcaatcctcctggtcacttcctcaaagaattcaatcagatttgtaaggcatgaccttccctgaacaaatccatgcttactatccctgattaaaccatgcctttccaagtgacagtttatcctatctctcagtattgattctaatagtttgcccaccaccgaggtaagactgaccggcctataattgttcagccttttccTCGAACCCTTT
This DNA window, taken from Heptranchias perlo isolate sHepPer1 chromosome 2, sHepPer1.hap1, whole genome shotgun sequence, encodes the following:
- the hivep1 gene encoding zinc finger protein 40 isoform X1, producing MPRRKQVNPKPLRDKIQEAQKELQVPEGAQKNLQLLEDTKKVESHDSRRKGKPNAAKGIKRKKVVAENVTKKIPKSPVKTPLKFCNDGQNVEAAVSVGDIPTASTLLKEHSLVQNGGLEREREIEQECSQDLNLMCEAAEARAGRSMQKKIVATQHSVEPCNKSPNGGAQQLETDATLKLLVSEKPPSLSYEHPEHQIQHLSLLREHWIIKAESNACSTNGSSPSYASTAFDVLLKAMEPELKTLSKVKFSVAESELRKSDIIVGTQGQSSGISTVTAQPLNQTSVCKPEFATDPQYYSNVTQIVPKSENREQAQVQPTSHLHYQQTRLVSQAAQQNQHHALSQRFNGLPSHQQSQGKHHFQPTYNLTMTSLPHSQTPVMPHGLHQSQLVIHPNQSMAANPPNCVRVGSGSKQLQVTPIVNSGMDQVADILLKDQKPKKQGKYICGFCNRACAKPSVLQKHIRSHTGERPYPCVTCGFSFKTKSNLYKHKKSHAHAIKLGLVLRSESSSTSVSQESDRAFSIHSDVEESGESEAESTSEEKSFDQKHFELETAQITDNVSYSETPTFPRSLTSSDKLVNKTVGYDAYERATLHKSSEPKVTAALPKVVVYPVNVSPLRADSPKVTDTVLEPATAQRQTDLQTAKMESTSAWMPSLKKQDTDRKQRVEMSPQEEEKPQSVAAHAQLQRQQATDISQQQGKYHLSPRSLGSTDSGYFSRSESADQQMSPLSPYIKPVSSTEVDPNKSSLPGPPHSNQVMAAVLQINSIEKPSKLTAPVRTPIATKTLEERISKLISDNEAVVDDKQLDSVKPRRTSLSRRGSIDSPKPYTFKDSFQFDLRPLHSGRRTSSSSDIPKSPFTPTDKSKQVFLLSVPPPFPSLDCLPITRSNSMPATPEYSAIPANTVPAAHPLRESQSFDDKIGGSFSDDVFVPGPPTPLQLAHPRTLVRQTAVEDSSTSEGQSFASTRSMDEGCHRSNMAAGVSVPRSKSFEHGLRMQEKVKKSQGRGSMYECETCRNRYRKLENFENHKKFYCSELHGPKLKPTVTKDSEHEAVSRSMPPQLLHYRVVGTTGVLQQPHKMRKRRKIKSIGDDDEALTSDGTGTKTVNKESLSDQIHAAVSGMSHRSNAGGGTQLASVSVKSLRGQPFQESNMEHSLEAPVSFGSEIQTKPFQCSLQERGELSRTSSGVSVIQHTNSLSRPSSFEQSESVDRISPSPVQEKEIHDKNMQLSIFVSGKEDACHQSTVSQQQSKTSGIARAAICETSRSLPADCTPLQQLRLVRQHNIQVPEILVTEEPDREQGTHGNEQEKVTEKFHWPQRSETLSKLPTEKLPPKKKRIRLAEMEHSSGESSFDSTLSRHFSRDSSLSCCSNFSASFDREDAPRTESPSKVEAINKSAELALVNRSNTLGVPSPHYREIKRAASEQSSCVQQSMEATAGIRSKSFDCSIISTSRSTSPEVSMEMISTMASGIVASGSVSLIERRRGPLVRQMSLSISPEIPQPLVLPSNLFQQNLTLQVAAMPQLQNSLSHRSSPVSFLTSQHQLSCVAQVRHIVQHEPQFSIQDINVSNQIHVKQPLVQASPAQKPKSCLVPQGNLKALPAKITAAHIAQQKLCPIISLPSATQGNMFAPKYQLQLVQKQSCQPYLLPNVTSQLPVIPLSIPVTLGSSGVTSNISSQSLEIISNLYLVPPVQHVLSGQSSGQVQPLASLVMPVGIQSRKSAYNTATLTTLPQILVTQDQTNQPALVICKLDDTVNSTTDEEMPSGSKDHLEAQQSKINSKMKMSVIPENCNSQNESRSSFVLSGLKMPSGGLLAQETTGTSKRMLSPANSLDIAMEKHQKRVKDENGSAITGNVTPIQLQSMKSVEINKLRKPMLVRQLCTTDQIEGSLPVEQESTMKNCPQTLELNSSPIKSLHEVPVSCQGGPPVVSREALEPESSKHSPSPSGTVIRKSPIPVSSSSPQAHTTLLKSLTNIQGNKSPSSNDQMQPANNQGRIKVGASFPVTSTRDVHRASLSTLKTSTNFSWCCLTQRKPLHMQHMDKNASAYATWPISPNNPNPLGLPTKVVLGLLNSKQKNKKVMYTQAKTTLLHSGILVPSSKWKADKSKALISRTPAISEHNSKDKYENQEVSDPDKEHAAIKIEPRRIKIFDGGYKSNEEYVYVRGRGRGKYICEECGIRCKKPSMLRKHIRTHTDLRPYHCNYCNFSFKTKGNLTKHMKSKAHSKKCMEMGVAAVPFEDQDTDESGDKPKGGYECLYSDAEDSDGQDEEDYDIEDDDEDSQGETGLSATPSVTASPQHTVQRNDQLGALAAASASLLADVVRTAKDSLVQTNNLEVLSGVWLTQNASDAESNKVKSKYSPVHRHATEEEKTMFLADGGTLPKVGQRSSGHQVTSDNHHVQENLGKKTTDDTKQVPSSINAHVYQARPFISASPMSSPCKLDSQQQRQQVEHQDVLGEKPPLHLFSHLPLHSQQQVRTPYSMVPVGGIQLVPAGLAAYSTFVPIQAGPMQLTIPAVSVIHQTTSPVSEDVVETTDNIKPLGESEANKVLPYIPFGQVNPSGLQSTSISNIQTLNTLGLETLNLLGLASSNIGPQMCPSGLSFNTVGLQVLTTNPQTESTLCQQNHVPGVQIMNIALPTLVPSINTGPEGQTSIEMHCTSESCPTRTEQTPVTVNVNQMACTLFSQVSPQIQACGLKDLSDPMDWKHGQPNNTGKAQGPYTEHASKTMYLKAHNNKTTAGAVTNSDSGHLRANSKEVTESPVHQTASPEKRGGKPAGTTRATVQYSDVSSDDEDRLVIAT